The Candida albicans SC5314 chromosome 5, complete sequence genome includes a region encoding these proteins:
- the TIP20 gene encoding Tip20p (Protein interacting with Sec20p, possibly involved in retrograde transport between the Golgi and the endoplasmic reticulum; similar to S. cerevisiae Tip20p), which produces MDDNYINLNFNTLDDLNNIPGKLEELNDLQLQLKDIAESKTSGKKDSVSGSITKVNKEKLENAIQNLTLDISKFDFVGENDCLMECDDLLEKYGQLPVLLELKTLLQTRHNVSTTINRLKKLQTIDAKLDMSLSLTELKNIYEEINSLNEKDNLLEKFNSKFNNKRDELMKQFQETLKENKWLNNSSIPNQALTLISKQFNELICLQSIVSIPAYPETWWGLDLLLEPIITRFNYHFNSVNKETNKLSKPEWALDFLENFLHDNLGLLSIIVDDTFKPLNRIGTYEVITCLLVPLRSKVENMIDLINKRVTDNDDTVSLEKNGRILSHLVFELSSFDQRIKAKYKYNPFIIDFETVPENKWLGITSDILLNDSNHAAKKWLEFENRLALRRFDNEIINASDAFSIDHDYQGLNHDKEINLHILRPTYSAYGLVKLISNLNSHFQTLNIVKYQLQFVSRIQLGLIDKYYDIIKKHYKEYNNKYSFKNALNMIPGAMVDESINKNKPGNDSTINEHTKNGITLLTEIFCSAKYISDALENWSNELVFIQLWSTYTGLSAELSEDKSIFDSALKQYDDLVNKIFKSYEELFKSEIKQLLKKYVNLSEWDSPSTATRSDKNSELEPSAYLTPLITLLPQYLDIISRSVSQLDYFIISDNAVSSLCQILFEYVLTNNEFNRNGIDQMLVDFEYIVKFLQYSLNLNTSDTYSEAYEYSNDTNSDYVKIVQAIDLLDSVDPDMITNFKQETSDKNSAQLNEFVTKLRLKYQHELKELTNYDIQNLLSRVMY; this is translated from the coding sequence ATGGATGACAACtatataaatttaaacTTTAATACGTTGGATGATTTAAACAATATACCCGGGAAActagaagaattgaatgatcTACAATTGCAACTTAAAGATATCGCAGAATCAAAAACTAGTGGTAAAAAGGACTCTGTTTCGGGTTCAATTACCAAAGtcaacaaagaaaagttGGAAAACGCAATTCAAAATCTAACATTAGATATCagtaaatttgattttgttggtgAAAATGATTGTTTAATGGAATGTGACGATTTGCTTGAAAAATACGGGCAATTACCAGTTTTGTTAGAGTTAAAAACACTCTTACAGACAAGACACAATGTGTCAACGACAATCAACAGACTAAAGAAACTCCAAACAATTGATGCAAAATTGGATATGAGTTTAAGTTTAACCgaattgaagaatatttATGAGGAGATCAACAGTTTAAACGAAAAAGACAATTTACTCGAAAAGTTTAACAgtaaattcaacaacaagagagatgaattgatgaaacaatttcaggaaactttaaaagaaaacaaatggTTAAACAACTCAAGTATTCCTAACCAAGCATTAACATTAATTTCCAAACAATTCAACGAGCTAATTTGTTTGCAATCAATCGTACTGATACCTGCTTATCCAGAAACTTGGTGGGGGTTAGATTTACTATTGGAGCCAATTATTACAAGATTCAATTACCATTTCAATAGTGTAAACAAAGAAACCAACAAACTCTCAAAACCTGAATGGGCGCTAGATTTCCTTGAGAATTTTTTACATGATAATTTAGGTTTGTTAAGTATAATTGTTGACGACACATTCAAACCCTTAAATAGAATAGGCACTTATGAAGTGATAACCTGTTTGTTAGTCCCATTGAGAAGTAAAGTTGAAAACATGATTGACTTGATTAACAAGAGAGTCACTGATAATGATGACACCGTATCACTTGAAAAGAATGGTAGGATCTTGTCCCATTTGGTTTTCGAATTGTCTTCTTTTGACCAGAGGATTAAAGcaaaatacaaatacaaTCCATTCATAATAGATTTTGAAACTGTCCCAGAAAACAAGTGGCTAGGAATCACAAGTGATATATTGTTGAATGATCTGAATCATGCTGCTAAAAAGTGGttagaatttgaaaacagaTTGGCATTGAGAAGGTTTGACAACGAGATTATTAACGCATCAGACgcattttcaattgaccACGATTACCAAGGTCTTAATCATGACAAAGAAATTAACTTGCATATTTTGAGGCCAACATATTCTGCATATGGTTTAGTGAAATTGATAAGCAACTTGAATTCGCATTTCCAAACATTAAATATAGTCAAATACCAGTTACAGTTTGTGTCACGAATTCAATTGGGGTTGATAGACAAATACTATGACATTATCAAGAAACATTACAAAGAGTACAATAACAAGTACAGTTTTAAAAATGCATTGAATATGATTCCCGGAGCCATGGTTGATGAAAGTattaacaaaaacaaaccTGGAAATGACAGTACTATTAATGAACACACCAAAAACGGTATCACTTTGTTAActgaaattttttgttctgCCAAGTACATAAGTGATGCATTAGAGAATTGGAGTAATGAATTGgttttcattcaattatGGTCTACATATACAGGGTTATCAGCAGAATTATCTGAGGATAAAAGTATATTTGATTCTGCATTGAAGCAATATGATGATTTggtaaataaaattttcaaaagttATGAAGAGCTTTTTAAAAGtgaaataaaacaattgttgaaaaaatatgtCAATCTAAGTGAATGGGACTCGCCAAGTACTGCTACACGGTCGGACAAGAATAGCGAACTTGAGCCATCGGCATATCTAACACCCTTGATCACCTTATTGCCACAGTATTTGGACATTATATCTAGAAGCGTATCACAATTGGATTATTTTATAATCAGCGATAATGCAGTTTCATCTTTGTGTCAGATATTGTTTGAATATGTTTTAACAAATAACGAGTTTAACCGAAATGGGATCGATCAAATgcttgttgattttgaatacattgttaaatttttgCAGTACTCGTTGAATTTGAATACACTGGATACTTACAGTGAAGCTTATGAGTATTCAAATGATACTAATTCCGATTATGTCAAGATTGTACAAGCAATTGATTTGCTAGATTCAGTTGATCCTGATATGATaaccaatttcaaacaagAAACACTGGACAAAAATAGTGCCCAACTTAATGAATTTGTCACAAAATTAAGATTGAAATATCAACACGAACTTAAAGAATTGACTAATTACGATATACAGAATTTATTAAGTAGAGTAATGTATTGA
- the CCT3 gene encoding chaperonin-containing T-complex subunit (Putative cytosolic chaperonin Cct ring complex subunit; mutation confers hypersensitivity to cytochalasin D), whose amino-acid sequence MSIQAPVVYLNTSTQRQQGRQAQVANITAAKAVADIIRTCLGPKAMLKMLLDPMGGIVLTNDGHAILREIDVSHPAAKSMIELSRTQDEEVGDGTTTVIILAGEILAQTFPYIEKNIHPVIIIKALKQALKDALEIIHDVSTPVDIKNDAAMLKLIKASIGTKYVNKWSTKMCELSLKAVRTVMVEKGDYKEIDVKRYVRIEKIPGGEVTDSEVLDGILLNKDVVHPKMKREITNPRIILLDCPLEYKKGESQTNIEITKEEDWNRILQIEEEQVKLMCDQILEFKPDLVITEKGVSDLAQHYLLKGGASALRRVKKSDNNRIARATGATIVNRVEDLKESDIGTKCGEFKVELIGDEYFTYLVKCENPQACTVLLRGASKDILNEIERNLHDAMAVTRNVMFEPSLSPGGGATEMACSVRLAEKAKTIEGIEQYPYQAVADAFEVIPRTLIQNCGGNPIKVLSQLRAKQAQGQYTYGIDGENGKVVDMKDYGIWEPEVIKQQSIKTAIESACLLLRVDDIVSGVRQSQ is encoded by the coding sequence ATGTCAATTCAAGCTCCTGTTGTATATTTAAACACTTCTACGCAAAGACAGCAGGGAAGACAAGCACAAGTTGCTAATATCACTGCAGCCAAAGCCGTTGCCGATATTATTCGTACCTGTTTAGGGCCAAAGGCAATGCTCAAGATGTTATTAGATCCAATGGGTGGGATAGTGTTGACTAATGATGGTCACGCCATATTAAGAGAAATTGATGTATCTCACCCAGCCGCCAAGTCAATGATTGAATTATCAAGAACTcaagatgaagaagttgGAGACGGTACCACCACCGTTATCATTTTAGCAGGAGAAATCTTAGCACAAACATTCCCTTACATTGAGAAAAACATTCATCCAGTAATCATTATTAAAGCTTTAAAACAAGCATTGAAAGATGCTTTGGAAATCATACACGACGTGTCAACTCCAGTTGATATCAAAAATGATGCTGCCatgttgaagttgattaAAGCTTCTATTGGAACCAAATATGTCAACAAATGGTCTACTAAAATGTGCGAATTATCATTGAAAGCTGTTAGAACAGTTATGGTTGAAAAAGGAGATTACAAGGAAATCGATGTGAAAAGATATGTTCGTATTGAAAAGATTCCAGGGGGCGAAGTCACCGATAGTGAAGTGTTAGATGGtattttattaaacaaaGATGTTGTTCATCCTAAAATGAAAAGAGAAATAACAAATCCACgtattatattattagaTTGCCCATTGGAATATAAAAAGGGTGAATCTCAAACCAACATTGAAATCACAAAGGAAGAAGACTGGAACAGAATATTACAAATCgaagaagaacaagttAAATTAATGTGTGATCAAATCTTGGAGTTTAAACCAGATTTGGTGATCACTGAAAAAGGTGTAAGTGATTTAGCTCAACATTATCTTTTGAAAGGTGGAGCTTCTGCTTTACGAAGAGTTAAAAAATCAGACAACAATAGAATTGCAAGAGCTACTGGAGCCACTATCGTAAATAGAgttgaagatttgaaagaatCCGATATTGGTACTAAATGTGGAGAATTCAaagttgaattgattgGTGACGAATATTTCACTTATTTGGTCAAATGTGAAAACCCACAAGCCTGTACTGTGTTGTTAAGAGGTGCCTCCAAAGATATCcttaatgaaattgaaagaaactTACATGATGCTATGGCTGTCACCAGAAACGTCATGTTTGAACCTTCATTGTCTCCAGGGGGTGGGGCCACCGAGATGGCTTGTAGTGTCAGATTGGCTGAAAAGGCAAAGACCATTGAAGGAATTGAACAATACCCATACCAAGCTGTTGCAGATGCCTTTGAAGTCATACCAAGAACTTTAATCCAAAACTGTGGGGGTAATCCAATCAAAGTGTTATCGCAGTTAAGAGCCAAACAAGCACAAGGTCAATACACATACGGTATTGATGGTGAAAATGGTAAGGTTGTTGACATGAAAGATTACGGTATCTGGGAACCAGAAGTGatcaaacaacaatcaattaaaactgCTATTGAAAGTGCCTGTTTATTGTTAAGAGTTGATGATATTGTCAGTGGAGTACGTCAAAGTCAATAG
- a CDS encoding putative dephospho-CoA kinase (Putative dephospho-CoA kinase; protein likely to be essential for growth, based on an insertional mutagenesis strategy) → MLIVGLTGGIACGKSTVSKELKDRYGLTIVDADLVAREVVYPNKPAFNKIVAAFGDEVPNLINEDGNLNRAALGQAVFGNKEKLAILNSIVHPAVKWEIFKQIIRAYFSLNKLVILDVPLLYESGLSLLCGLTVTVSCERNVQIERLLARNNELSESDANKRIESQMSNKERNYRSDIVLDNSGSLDSLKESIKCLVPEMKPNLIWYLLDLFPPFAVTSALFTFTIRRIAERFKGTKPKSD, encoded by the coding sequence ATGCTTATTGTTGGCTTGACTGGAGGTATAGCTTGTGGGAAATCCACTGTTTCcaaagaattaaaagatCGGTATGGGTTGACTATAGTTGATGCTGATTTAGTTGCAAGAGAAGTCGTTTACCCAAATAAGCCAGCATTTAATAAGATAGTAGCAGCATTTGGGGATGAAGTTCCCAACTTGATAAATGAAGATGGTAATTTGAACAGAGCAGCTTTGGGACAAGCAGTGTTTggaaataaagaaaagttAGCAATACTAAACTCAATTGTACACCCTGCTGTCAAGTGGGAGATATTTAAACAGATCATTAGGGCTTATTTCtctttaaacaaattaGTTATTTTGGATGTCCCATTGTTATATGAAAGTGGGTTAAGTTTGTTATGTGGGCTAACTGTCACTGTGTCTTGTGAAAGGAATGtacaaattgaaagattgTTAGCTCGAAACAACGAATTGTCTGAATCGGATGCTAACAAGAGAATTGAGAGCCAAATGTCAAATAAGGAGAGAAATTACCGATCCGATATAGTACTAGATAACTCTGGAAGTTTAGACTCGTTAAAGGAATCAATAAAGTGTTTAGTACCTGAAATGAAACCTAACCTTATTTGGTACTTACTAGATTTGTTCCCACCATTTGCGGTTACGTCAGCTTTATTTACTTTTACTATTAGAAGAATTGCAGAAAGATTCAAAGGCACTAAACCAAAATCCGATTAA
- a CDS encoding 2-dehydropantoate 2-reductase (Ortholog(s) have cytosol, nucleus localization), whose translation MSGTILKNQLKVHILGAGAIGSLVAHDLKQKFPTLIKPILLLKQESLVEPSLNHPINVTRLDDDNQEFISKVEVQGVKPQHFKDTIENLIVTTKSYQTLPAIRPYLSHILPNTNILFLQNGMGVTNTLINKYWSDQARPNIYEGITTHGVYVNNGIVHHVGRGQIALSTYPGKSNVNDFPALIQCILDTPNLNANHYEYPKFLLMQLEKLIVNCCVNPFTALFDCRNGELLYGNNLTFTWKRIINEAKHVFVKEYTILNTIPDADSFLNTDRLLKSVVDVCKITAKNSSSMRQDVRNLRNTEIQNLNGYISFLGRKLKVGTPVNDMVTNMILSKINIDRGIDRQAADSLSKL comes from the coding sequence ATGTCAGGTACCATTCTCAAGAATCAATTAAAGGTACATATTTTAGGAGCAGGTGCTATTGGGTCACTAGTAGCTCATGActtgaaacaaaaatttcCAACCTTAATCAAACCAATTCTATTATTAAAGCAAGAATCGTTAGTTGAACCATCTTTAAATCACCCAATCAATGTTACACGtttagatgatgataacCAAGAGTTTATTAGCAAAGTTGAAGTACAAGGGGTCAAACCTCAGCATTTTAAAGATAccattgaaaatttgattgtCACAACAAAGTCGTATCAAACGTTACCAGCCATCCGACCATATTTATCACATATATTGCCCAATACAAATATCTTGTTTTTACAAAATGGTATGGGTGTAACAAAcactttaattaataaGTACTGGTCTGACCAAGCAAGACCCAACATATATGAGGGAATTACTACACATGGGGTATATGTAAATAATGGTATAGTCCATCATGTCGGGAGAGGACAAATAGCATTGTCTACATATCCGGGAAAGTCTAATGTAAATGATTTCCCGGCACTTATTCAATGCATTCTAGATACTCCTAATTTGAATGCAAATCATTACGAGTATCCAAAGTTTTTATTAATgcaattggaaaaattaattgtgAATTGTTGTGTGAATCCTTTTACTGCTCTTTTTGATTGCAGAAATGGTGAACTACTTTATGGCAATAATTTAACGTTTACATGGAAAAGGATTATCAATGAGGCTAAACATGTTTTTGTCAAAGAATATACTATCCTAAATACCATACCAGACGCCGATTCATTTTTGAATACTGATCGACTTTTAAAGagtgttgttgatgtttgTAAAATTACTGCCAAAAATAGTTCCTCAATGAGGCAGGATGTACGAAATTTGAGAAATAcagaaattcaaaatttaaatgggtatatttcatttttgggACGCAAATTGAAAGTCGGTACACCGGTCAACGATATGGTAACAAATATGATTCTTAGTAAAATCAATATAGACAGAGGTATCGATCGACAAGCTGCAGATTCCTTGTCAAAATTATAA